The Chryseolinea soli nucleotide sequence CGAGCATGGGCGCTTTGCCCGGAATTTTCCGGTAGCCGTGTTTGGCCAGCGTTTCGCCGGAAGTATCAATAAAGACCTCGGCGCGATCGTCTTTCCAATACAAATGGATCACCGCCCCCGTCAATTCATTCCCCGAGTCCGGCCGCTGCCCGGTTTCACTGCGCATGCGATCGACAATGGCATCTTTCACCTTCACGTTCACAAACATGTTGTTGTTCACGGTGGGGTGGTCCACATTGCTGGTCACAGAAAAATAGCCATCCTTGGCCAGGATCGTCTCCCAAGGGAGGCCATTCAGCACCCGGTATAAAACATCGGGATGATTCACCTTGAATTCTTTCAAGGCGTAGTGCACCTGGCTGGCACAACGCAGGTTTAGGTTGAGCCGGATACAATCCTTCACGGTGCCCTCCAGTTCAACGCCGGTGGAAAACGTGCGCACGGGCACAAAGCCCAGGTCTACCACTTCGCGTTCCAGGTAGGGAGACAATCGTTTGTTGCAAGTGACGATGATGCGGCGGGGTGTGGTGAATATGTTCATGATCGGAGCGCAAACATACCCATACTTTTTCAACTCGCCCAGCCGGGGAAGAATTTGAACTATTCCCTCCCAATCCAGCAAAATGATTCGTATTTTTGCGGCTCAAAATCCTGATCAATCTCCATGATTTTATTCTTCCGTTCGAAGGCCAACACTCTGTACGCGGTTGGTGTGGCGCAGCCTTTGCAAAATTCTGATATTGAGAAACTTACCTGGCTCTTTGGCGAGGCACAGCCGTTGGCCGAAAAGCACCTGGCCGGCTTCTTCGTGGGACCCCGCAAGGAAATGATCACCCCCTGGAGCACCAACGCCGTGGAAATCACCCAAACCATGGGCATCGCCGGCATCCAACGGATCGAAGAGTTCTTCGTCGTGAAAGGCGCCGACGCCAAACACGACCGCATGCTCCAGGTGCTCTACACCACCCTGGACCAGGACCTCTTCACCATCCACCACACCCCCGAGCCCATCCTGGAGATCGACGACATCGGGGCCTACAGCGCCAAGGAAGGCCTGGCCCTGAACAAGCAAGAAATTGAATACCTGGAAAACGTGAGCCGCGAGCTCGGCCGCAAGCTCACCGACAGCGAAGTGTTTGGCTTCTCGCAGGTGAACTCCGAACACTGCCGCCACAAGATCTTCAACGGCACGTTCATCATCGACGGCGAAGAGAAAACGTCCACCCTGTTTCAACTCATCAAGAAGACCTCGAAAGAACATCCCAATTTTCTCGTCTCGGCCTATAAGGACAACGTGGCCTTCATCAAAGGTCCCCGCATCGAACAATTCGCGCCGGCACGCCAGGACATTGCCGATTATTTCAAGATCGAAGACATCGACTCCGTGATCTCGGTGAAGGCCGAAACGCATAACTTCCCCACCACGGTAGAACCCTTCAACGGAGCCGCTACCGGTTCGGGTGGCGAAATCCGTGACCGGCTCGCCGGCGGAAAGGGGTCCCTTCCTCTGGCGGGAACCGCCGTTTATATTACTTCCTATCCCCGCTTGGAAGGCGATCGTCCCTGGGAGAAAAAATTCGAAGCCCGCCCGTGGCTCTATCAAACCCCGGAAGAGATCCTCATCAAAGCGTCGGACGGCGCTTCCGATTTTGGTAACAAATTCGGTCAACCCCTCATTGGCGGAAGCGTGCTGACATTCGAGCATTTTGAAGACGCCAAAAAATTCGGTTTCGACAAAGTGATCATGCTCGCCGGCGGCGTGGGCTACGGCAAAGAGAAGGACAGCAAGAAGGAACACCTCCAGGCCGGCGACAAGATCGTGTTGTTGGGTGGAGACAACTATCGCATCGGCATGGGCGGTGGCGCCGTATCGTCGGTGGCCACGGGCGAATATGGAAACTCCATCGAGTTGAACGCCATTCAACGTTCCAATCCCGAAATGCAAAAGCGCGTGATGAACGCCATCCGCGCCATGGTGGAGTCAGACATCAATCCCATCGTATCCATTCACGATCACGGCGCGGGCGGTCACTTGAACTGTCTGTCTGAATTGCTGGAGGAAACCGGTGGTGCCGTACATTTGGATAAATTGCCCGTGGGCGATCCGACACTTTCCGACAAAGAGATCATCAGCAACGAATCGCAGGAGCGCATGGGCCTGGCCATCAAAGCCAAGGATGCCGAGATGCTCCGCACGGTTTCCGCCCGCGAGCGTGCCCCCTTCTACGAAGTAGGCGAAGCCACCGGTGGCCACGAACTCGTCTTCGACAAAAAAGGACAAGCCGCAACGCCGTTCGATTTGAAAGTGAACCATCTTTTCGGTTCATCCCCCAAAACCATCCTCCGCGACGCAACCCAACCCACCACGTACAGGCCAGTGGTCTATGACGCGTCAAAGATTACCGAATACCTCCATCACGTGCTGCAATTGGAAGCCGTGGCCTGCAAAGATTGGCTGACCAACAAAGTCGACCGCTCGGTTACCGGCAAAGTGGCCACGCAGCAAACTTGCGGCCCCATACAGCTTCCGTTGAACAACGTAGCCGTTATGGCACTCGATTACATCGGAAACAAAGGGGTGGCGACGGGCATCGGCCATGCTCCGGGCGCAGCCCTGATCGACCCGGCAGCGGGTAGTCTCATGGCGATCGCCGAGTCGCTCACCAACCTCGTGTGGGCCCCGCTCACGCACGGCCTGAAGGGCGTTTCCCTCAGCGCCAACTGGATGTGGCCTTCGAAGAACAAAGGCGAAGATGCGCGGTTGTACAGCGCCGTGCAGGCCGTGAGTGATTTCAGCATCGCGCTGGGCATCAACATCCCGACCGGAAAGGATTCGCTTTCCATGACCCAAAAATATCCCAATGGCGACGTCGTGTTTGCCCCGGGCACGGTCATCATCAGTGCTGTCGGAGAAGTAGAAGACATTACCAAGACCGTCTCTCCCGCGCTGCAGCCGGTGAGCGGATCGAAACTGTTATACATCAACCTCTCGCAAGACACTTTCAAACTCGGAGGCAGCAGCCTGGCACAGGTGTTGAACCTGCTGGGCAACGAAACGCCTACCGTGAAAGACGCTGCTTATTTTGCCAAAGGATTTGAAGCCTTGCAGCAACTCATCCGCAAAGGATTGGTGCTGGCCGGCCACGACATCTCCGAAGGCGGTTTGATCACTGCGTTACTGGAAATGTGTTTCGCTGTTCCCAACGTCGGCCTTTCGCTGAATGTCGGCGGACTCGGCAACGACCTGGTGAAGATCCTCTTCAACGAAAATCCGGGGGTTGTCATCCAGGTGAACGACGACGCTGCGGTGACCTCCATCCTAAACCAAGCGGGTATCTCGGCGCTCCTATTGGGCACCGTTTCTTCCGAGCGTAAAGTATCCATCCAGCACCCGACGACCACCCTGTCGCTGGACGTCGACGCCTTGCGCGATACGTGGTTCAAAACTTCGTTCCTGCTCGACAGCCGTCAACGTCCCGTCGCACACGCCACGAAACGTTTTGAGAACTACAAGAAGCATGTCCTGCAATACAAACTTCAACCGAAGTTCGACGGGCAATTCAGCACCTATGGCATTGACCCCACACGCCGGAAGGCCTCCGGTCTCAAAGCGGCGATCATCCGCGAGAAAGGTGTGAACGGCGACCGCGAGATGGCCTATGCGCTTTACCTGGCGGGATTCGATGTGAAAGACGTGCACATGACCGACCTGGTGTCGGGGCGCGAAGATCTTTCGGATGTGAAGATGATCGTGTTCGTGGGAGGCTTCTCCAACTCCGATGTATTGGGTTCCGCGAAGGGCTGGGCTGGGGCTTTCCTGTACAATCCCAAAGCAAAACAGGCGCTGGATAATTTCTATGCACGTCCCGACACGTTGAGCTTAGGGGTGTGCAACGGTTGCCAGCTGATGATGGAGCTCGGCTTGTTGTATCCCGAGTGGAAGGATCATCCTAAAATGCATCACAACGGCTCAGGCAAATTCGAATCGACGTTTATCGCGGTCACGGTTCCCGAAAATAATTCCGTAATGCTCGGCAGCCTGAAGGGTTCCACCCTTGGTGTGTGGCTCGCACACGGCGAGGGACAGTTCCGCTTGCCCGACGATCGCTCAAAATTTAACATTGCCGCGGCCTACACACACACGGAATATCCGGGCAATCCGAACGACTCGGACTTTGCTACAGCGGCCCTTTATTCGAAAGACGGACGGCACCTGGCCATCATGCCGCACATCGAAAGATCGCTTTTCCCGTGGAATTGGGGCTTTTATCCTTCCGAGCGGAAGGCCGACAAAATCTCTCCCTGGATTGAGCCGTTTGTCAACGCCAGAGAGTGGATCAAAAAACATTCCTGATTTCTCAACAAAGGTTCTGGTCATCTGTTGTTCTGGTGTTTGAATAGCCTTATATTCAAATCAGAATAACAGGTGAACCTATGAAGAAGCTATTACCCTCTCTCTCCTTTATCTGCCTGGTTTTTATGGCTAGTTGCCTTGGCTACAAAGAGCTACCGGTGGAGTATGACTACAGCTACAAAGGCAATTTCAAAAAATACAAAACGTTCGACATCATGAAGCCCGCAGGTCCTGCTGATTCGAGCATGACCAACGAAGTGATTGAAAAATCGATCATCCAGCGGATGAAATTTCTCGGCTACCGCCAGAATTCCAATAAGCCTCACCTGATCATTGGTTTTAAAATGTTCGACGACAGCCTGCGTTTCAATGGCTACAATCAGCCCGAAATTGAGGAATGGGTAAAAACACAAAACGAGAACGTAGACTACGATCCCCAGAAATTTGCCATGAACACCGGCACCCTGCTCATTCAGTTCTATGACCGGCGCCAAAACCGCTCCATCTGGCAAGGATATGCCACCACCCAATACGGTTCCATCGATTTCAATAACAGCCGCCACCTGCGCAACGCCGTTATTTCCATCCTGGATAAATACCGGTTCTGGGCCGAAGGATTCATGGAAGGGGCTACCGCCACGGCCGAGGAAAAAGACCTCTAAAATTTTACACTGGGGTTACTATTTCCAAAAAATAATTCTACATTTGCAATCCCAAAATAAGGGTGCCAGTGCTCTTTTTGGCGGTTTTGTCCGATGGTGTAACTGGCAACACGCCTGATTTTGATTCAGGAAAGTCCAGGTTCGAGCCCTGGTCGGACAACGAAAGTAAAATCCCGGTCATTGAGGCCGGGATTTTATTTGTTTGCAAACCGGAGCCTTTTGGAGTTACGGGACCGGGCGCAAGCCGAATGAACGAATAATGGATAATATCCCATGGCGGTAAAGATTTTCAGCGGAAGAGCTACAACCTACCTGGCAGAAAAAATTGCCAATGCGTATGGCGAGCCTTTGGGTGAAGTGAACTATCAGCAGTTCAGCGACGGCGAAATGTCGCCCTTCATCACCGAGTCGGTTCGCGGCCACGAGGTCTTTATCATCCAATCCACCTTCCCCCCTTCCGATCATTTGATGGAACTGTTGCTGATGGTCGACGCCGCTAAGCGTGCCAGCGCCTCCAGCATCAACGTGGTGATCCCCTATTTTGGATACGCCCGCCAGGACCGCAAGGACAAACCCCGGGTGGCCATTGCCGCCAAGCTGATCGCCAACCTCATCTCGGCTGCCGGCGCCAACCGCATCATGGCCTGCGACTTGCACGCCGACCAGATCCAAGGCTTCTTCGACATCCCGGTGGATCACCTGGATGGTTCTTATATTTTCGTGCCCTACCTCAAATCGCTGGGATTGAGCGACATCATGTTTGCTTCACCCGATGTAGGCGGCATCAAACGCGCCCGCAGCTTTGCCAAGTTCTTTGACGCCGAGCTGGCCGTGTGCGACAAATACCGCAAGGAAGCCAACAAGGTCGAGTCCATGCGCCTGATTGGCGAGGTGGAAGGCAAAGACGTGGTCTTGGTAGACGACCTGATCGACACCGCCGGCACCATCTGCAAGGCGGCCGTATTGTTGAAGGACAAAGGTGCCAAGTCGGTACGCGCCGTGTGTACCCACCCCGTGTTGTCGGGAAAGGCCTACGAAAACATCGAGAACTCGGTGCTGGAAGAGCTGGCCGTGAGCGACACGATCCCGCTGAAACAACAGACCAACAAGATCAAAGTGCTTTCGGTGTCCACACTCTACGCAAAGGCCATCCGCAAGATCCACGATAACGAGTCGATCAGTTCACTCTTTATCAAGCTGTAACATTCGAATTTTCAATTATCAAATCAAATAAATAAACACTTATGAAAACCATTGAGATTATAGGGTATCGACGAGCAAATCTCGGTAAGGCTGATGCACAAAAGTTGAGAGACGAAGGTCTTGTTCCCTGCGTATTGTACGGAGGCAACGAGCAAATTCACTTCTACTCTCCCATGATCCTTTTCCGCGACCTCGTGTACACGAACGAAGCACACTTTGTGCACAT carries:
- a CDS encoding DUF4136 domain-containing protein → MKKLLPSLSFICLVFMASCLGYKELPVEYDYSYKGNFKKYKTFDIMKPAGPADSSMTNEVIEKSIIQRMKFLGYRQNSNKPHLIIGFKMFDDSLRFNGYNQPEIEEWVKTQNENVDYDPQKFAMNTGTLLIQFYDRRQNRSIWQGYATTQYGSIDFNNSRHLRNAVISILDKYRFWAEGFMEGATATAEEKDL
- the purL gene encoding phosphoribosylformylglycinamidine synthase — translated: MILFFRSKANTLYAVGVAQPLQNSDIEKLTWLFGEAQPLAEKHLAGFFVGPRKEMITPWSTNAVEITQTMGIAGIQRIEEFFVVKGADAKHDRMLQVLYTTLDQDLFTIHHTPEPILEIDDIGAYSAKEGLALNKQEIEYLENVSRELGRKLTDSEVFGFSQVNSEHCRHKIFNGTFIIDGEEKTSTLFQLIKKTSKEHPNFLVSAYKDNVAFIKGPRIEQFAPARQDIADYFKIEDIDSVISVKAETHNFPTTVEPFNGAATGSGGEIRDRLAGGKGSLPLAGTAVYITSYPRLEGDRPWEKKFEARPWLYQTPEEILIKASDGASDFGNKFGQPLIGGSVLTFEHFEDAKKFGFDKVIMLAGGVGYGKEKDSKKEHLQAGDKIVLLGGDNYRIGMGGGAVSSVATGEYGNSIELNAIQRSNPEMQKRVMNAIRAMVESDINPIVSIHDHGAGGHLNCLSELLEETGGAVHLDKLPVGDPTLSDKEIISNESQERMGLAIKAKDAEMLRTVSARERAPFYEVGEATGGHELVFDKKGQAATPFDLKVNHLFGSSPKTILRDATQPTTYRPVVYDASKITEYLHHVLQLEAVACKDWLTNKVDRSVTGKVATQQTCGPIQLPLNNVAVMALDYIGNKGVATGIGHAPGAALIDPAAGSLMAIAESLTNLVWAPLTHGLKGVSLSANWMWPSKNKGEDARLYSAVQAVSDFSIALGINIPTGKDSLSMTQKYPNGDVVFAPGTVIISAVGEVEDITKTVSPALQPVSGSKLLYINLSQDTFKLGGSSLAQVLNLLGNETPTVKDAAYFAKGFEALQQLIRKGLVLAGHDISEGGLITALLEMCFAVPNVGLSLNVGGLGNDLVKILFNENPGVVIQVNDDAAVTSILNQAGISALLLGTVSSERKVSIQHPTTTLSLDVDALRDTWFKTSFLLDSRQRPVAHATKRFENYKKHVLQYKLQPKFDGQFSTYGIDPTRRKASGLKAAIIREKGVNGDREMAYALYLAGFDVKDVHMTDLVSGREDLSDVKMIVFVGGFSNSDVLGSAKGWAGAFLYNPKAKQALDNFYARPDTLSLGVCNGCQLMMELGLLYPEWKDHPKMHHNGSGKFESTFIAVTVPENNSVMLGSLKGSTLGVWLAHGEGQFRLPDDRSKFNIAAAYTHTEYPGNPNDSDFATAALYSKDGRHLAIMPHIERSLFPWNWGFYPSERKADKISPWIEPFVNAREWIKKHS
- a CDS encoding ribose-phosphate pyrophosphokinase, with amino-acid sequence MAVKIFSGRATTYLAEKIANAYGEPLGEVNYQQFSDGEMSPFITESVRGHEVFIIQSTFPPSDHLMELLLMVDAAKRASASSINVVIPYFGYARQDRKDKPRVAIAAKLIANLISAAGANRIMACDLHADQIQGFFDIPVDHLDGSYIFVPYLKSLGLSDIMFASPDVGGIKRARSFAKFFDAELAVCDKYRKEANKVESMRLIGEVEGKDVVLVDDLIDTAGTICKAAVLLKDKGAKSVRAVCTHPVLSGKAYENIENSVLEELAVSDTIPLKQQTNKIKVLSVSTLYAKAIRKIHDNESISSLFIKL